In the Ursus arctos isolate Adak ecotype North America unplaced genomic scaffold, UrsArc2.0 scaffold_19, whole genome shotgun sequence genome, one interval contains:
- the LDHD gene encoding probable D-lactate dehydrogenase, mitochondrial, translated as MASLLRAAGTWGLFPWRGYCSRGTQGELGKGFVEALKAVVGSPHVSTAAADCEQHGHDESIHRCQPPGAVVWPQNVEQVSRLAALCYSEGVPIIPFGTGTGLEGGVCAVQGGVCVNLTHMDRILKLNPEDFSVVVEPGVTRKVLNTYLRDSGLWFPVDPGADASLCGMVATAASGTNAVRYGTMRDNVLNLEVVLPDGRLLHTAGLGRHFRKSAAGYNLTGLFVGSEGTLGLITAATLRLHPAPEAMVAATCAFPSVQAAVDTTVHILQAAVPVARIEFLDEVMMDACNRHSQLNCSVAPTLFLEFHGSERALAEQIEQAEEITQHNGGSHFCWAKEAEERSRLWAARHNAWYAALALRPGCKGYSTDVCVPISRLPEILVQTKEDLKASGLTGTIVGHVGDGNFHCILVVDPEDPEELDRVKAFGKQLGRRALALHGTCTGEHGIGLGKQQLLQEEVGAVGMETMQQLKAMLDPRGLMNPGKVL; from the exons ATGGCCAGTCTGCTCCGGGCTGCTGGGACCTGGGGGCTGTTCCCCTGGAGGGGCTACTGCTCCAGGGGGACACAG GGGGAGCTCGGCAAAGGCTTTGTGGAGGCTCTGAAGGCAGTTGTGGGGAGCCCCCACGTGTCCACTGCTGCTGCAGACTGCGAGCAGCACGGGCACGATGAGTCCATTCACAG GTGCCAACCTCCAGGGGCCGTGGTGTGGCCCCAGAATGTGGAACAGGTCAGCCGGCTGGCAGCCCTGTGCTACAGCGAAGGAGTCCCCATCATCCCATTTGGCACTGGCACTGGGCTCGAGGGTGGAGTCTGCGCTGTGCAG GGCGGTGTCTGCGTCAACCTGACCCACATGGACCGAATCCTGAAGCTGAATCCAGAGGACTTCTCTGTGGTGGTGGAGCCAGGCGTCACCCGCAAAGTTCTCAACACCTACCTGCGGGACAGTGGCCTCTGGTTTCCTGTGG ACCCAGGTGCGGATGCCTCTCTCTGTGGCATGGTGGCCACTGCGGCCTCCGGCACAAACGCTGTGCGCTACGGCACCATGCGGGACAACGTGCTCAACCTGGAGGTGGTGCTGCCTGACGGCCGGCTGCTTCACACTGCAGGCCTCGGCCGCCACTTCCG GAAGAGCGCAGCTGGCTACAACCTCACAGGGCTCTTTGTGGGCTCTGAGGGGACACTGGGACTCATCACAGCTGCCACCCTGCGCTTGCACCCTGCCCCTGAGGCCATGGTGGCCGCCACCTGTGCATTTCCCAGTGTCCAGGCGGCCGTGGACACCACTGTTCACATCCTCCAGGCTGCAGTGCCCGTGGCCCGCATTG AGTTTCTGGATGAAGTCATGATGGATGCCTGCAACAGGCACAGCCAACTGAACTGCTCCGTGGCACCCACACTCTTCCTCGAGTTCCATGGTTCTGAGCGGGCACTGGCCGAGCAGATAGAGCAGGCAG AGGAGATCACCCAGCACAATGGAGGCTCCCACTTCTGCTGGGCCAAGGAGGCTGAGGAGCGCAGCCGGCTCTGGGCGGCGCGGCACAACGCCTGGTACGCCGCTCTGGCCCTGCGGCCGGGCTGCAAG GGCTATTCCACTGACGTGTGCGTGCCCATCTCCCGGCTGCCGGAGATCCTGGTGCAGACCAAGGAGGACCTGAAGGCCTCGGGACTCACAG GAACCATTGTTGGACACGTGGGCGATGGCAATTTCCACTGCATCCTGGTGGTAGACCCAGAGGACCCCGAGGAGCTCGACAGGGTCAAGGCCTTTGGAAAACAGCTGGGCAG GCGGGCACTGGCACTCCACGGAACGTGTACTGGGGAACATGGCATTGGACTGGGCAAGCAGCAGCTGCTACAGGAGGAGGTGGGCGCCGTGGGCATGGAGACCATGCAGCAGCTGAAGGCCATGCTGGATCCCCGAGGCCTCATGAACCCAGGCAAGGTGCTGTGA